A stretch of Gloeocapsa sp. DLM2.Bin57 DNA encodes these proteins:
- a CDS encoding beta-carotene hydroxylase — MQLAQPLPSVPRELLKPHGGMNINVLMFISAIALIIFSVCGYWLWNWYHWCCFFCTVLALHLAGTIIHDASHNSAHRNRTLNAILGHGSALMLGFAFPVFTRVHLQHHAHVNDPKNDPDHFVSTGGPLWLIAARFFYHEIYFFKRRLWQKNELWEWFFSRLFLFTVVFLSVQYGFLGYVLNYWFSPALVVGLALGLFFDYLPHRPFQERDRWKNSRVYPGRLLNILICGQNYHLIHHLWPSIPWYKYQTAYYATKPLLDAKGCDQSLGLLQAKNFWGFLYDIFLGIRFHHSQ; from the coding sequence ATGCAATTGGCGCAACCGTTGCCAAGCGTCCCCAGAGAGCTACTTAAGCCCCACGGGGGAATGAATATCAACGTCTTAATGTTTATCAGCGCGATCGCCCTAATTATCTTTTCTGTTTGTGGTTATTGGCTGTGGAATTGGTATCACTGGTGCTGTTTTTTCTGTACTGTACTAGCTTTACACCTAGCAGGAACAATTATTCACGACGCTTCCCACAATAGTGCTCATCGCAACCGCACTCTTAATGCTATTCTTGGACATGGCAGCGCTTTAATGTTGGGGTTTGCTTTTCCTGTCTTTACTCGTGTTCATCTCCAACACCACGCACACGTCAATGATCCTAAAAATGACCCTGATCATTTCGTCTCCACTGGTGGTCCTCTCTGGTTAATCGCCGCGCGTTTTTTCTATCATGAGATTTATTTCTTTAAAAGACGTCTCTGGCAAAAAAATGAGTTATGGGAATGGTTTTTTAGTCGGTTATTCTTATTTACCGTGGTGTTTTTGAGTGTTCAATATGGTTTTCTCGGTTATGTTTTAAATTATTGGTTTTCCCCCGCTTTGGTGGTAGGATTGGCTTTAGGTCTATTTTTTGATTATCTACCTCATCGTCCTTTTCAAGAACGCGATCGCTGGAAAAATTCCCGAGTTTATCCTGGTAGATTGCTCAATATTCTGATTTGTGGACAAAATTATCATTTAATCCATCACCTTTGGCCCTCCATTCCTTGGTATAAATATCAAACAGCTTATTATGCGACTAAACCACTCCTAGACGCTAAAGGTTGTGATCAATCTCTAGGGTTACTTCAAGCTAAAAACTTCTGGGGTTTTCTTTATGATATTTTTCTAGGAATTCGTTTTCATCATTCTCAATAA
- a CDS encoding quinone-dependent dihydroorotate dehydrogenase, whose product MLNLTKPIYPLFFSLLKHNPEAAHQRLLELLVKVDHNRDRSWGKWLETQLRESFCYQDSRLEQQLWGLQFSNPFGLAPGFDKDGVVARMWSNFGFGFAELGAVTLHPQPGNPPPRMFRLPLDKATLNRMGANNQGAQVIAQRLTQVSPSIPIGINLCKSKITPLEDAAEDYLGSFRYFRDCANYFVVNVSSPNTPGLRSLQATAQLEGIIATLVEENQGRHPILVKISPDLELEEISAIINLAQQYQLAGLVATNTTINKSGLKTQIINGNPITEEAGGISGLPLKERSTEIIRFIWQQTQGKLPIIGVGGIFTPEDAWAKISAGASLLQVYTGWIYQGPWLVKEILQGLVQRMEAKGFSHLNQAIGHENHPI is encoded by the coding sequence TTGTTAAATTTAACTAAACCAATTTACCCTTTGTTTTTTTCCTTGTTAAAGCATAACCCAGAAGCTGCGCATCAACGGTTACTAGAGTTACTAGTTAAAGTAGATCATAATCGCGATCGCTCTTGGGGAAAATGGTTAGAAACACAACTGAGGGAATCCTTTTGTTATCAAGATAGTCGTTTAGAGCAACAATTATGGGGTTTACAATTTAGCAACCCCTTTGGGTTAGCTCCAGGTTTTGATAAAGATGGAGTAGTAGCGCGAATGTGGTCAAATTTTGGCTTTGGTTTCGCTGAATTAGGTGCGGTAACTCTTCATCCTCAACCAGGAAACCCCCCACCGCGGATGTTTCGTTTACCCCTAGATAAGGCTACTCTCAATCGTATGGGTGCTAATAATCAAGGTGCGCAAGTAATAGCCCAAAGATTAACCCAAGTCTCGCCGAGTATTCCTATCGGGATTAACTTGTGTAAATCTAAGATCACCCCTTTAGAAGATGCAGCAGAAGATTATTTAGGGAGTTTCCGTTATTTTCGTGACTGTGCTAATTATTTTGTGGTCAATGTGAGTTCTCCTAATACTCCTGGACTGCGATCGCTCCAAGCTACAGCACAATTAGAGGGGATTATTGCTACTCTTGTCGAGGAAAACCAAGGAAGACACCCTATTTTAGTGAAAATTTCCCCAGATTTAGAATTAGAAGAGATTAGCGCTATTATTAATCTAGCTCAACAATACCAATTAGCGGGCTTAGTGGCTACTAATACTACGATTAACAAAAGTGGTTTAAAGACTCAAATAATTAACGGTAATCCCATCACAGAAGAAGCGGGGGGTATCAGTGGTTTACCATTAAAAGAACGTTCTACAGAGATTATCCGCTTTATTTGGCAACAAACCCAAGGAAAATTACCCATTATTGGTGTAGGAGGGATTTTTACCCCTGAGGATGCTTGGGCAAAAATTAGCGCCGGAGCAAGTTTATTACAAGTTTATACGGGTTGGATTTATCAAGGTCCTTGGCTGGTAAAAGAGATTCTGCAAGGATTGGTACAGCGTATGGAAGCCAAAGGGTTTAGCCATCTTAATCAAGCAATTGGACACGAAAACCACCCAATATGA
- the hpnH gene encoding adenosyl-hopene transferase HpnH produces the protein MAIQWEQALGVGTYILKQRLQGRKRFPLVLMLEPLFRCNLACSGCGKIQHPTEILRKNLTPEECFNAVEECGAPVVSIPGGEPLLHPQIDEIVEGLVARKKFVYLCTNGILLEKSLSKFEPSPYLTFSVHLDGLQEWHDRCVDRQGVFDVAVKAIRTAKAKGFRVTTNTTVFDGVDPQQMQEFFDFVQGLGVDGMMISPGYSYEWAPDQEHFLNREQTRALFRQILQPWKSGQKNWNFNHNPLFLDFLLGEKEYDCTPWGSPSYSVLGWQKPCYLLNEGYYRTFKELLEETNWDNYGQASGNPKCANCMVHCGYEPTAAVDALQPTNMGRAISSLFS, from the coding sequence ATGGCTATACAATGGGAACAAGCTCTTGGAGTAGGTACATATATCTTAAAACAACGTCTGCAAGGTCGTAAACGTTTTCCCCTGGTTTTAATGTTAGAGCCTCTTTTCCGTTGTAATTTGGCTTGTTCTGGTTGTGGTAAAATTCAACATCCCACAGAGATACTCAGAAAAAATTTAACACCAGAGGAGTGTTTTAACGCAGTAGAAGAGTGTGGCGCGCCTGTAGTGTCTATTCCTGGAGGTGAGCCTCTCTTACACCCCCAAATAGATGAAATCGTTGAAGGTTTGGTAGCGCGCAAAAAATTTGTTTATTTATGCACTAATGGTATTCTCTTAGAAAAGAGTCTCTCTAAATTTGAACCTTCACCCTATCTCACCTTTAGTGTACATCTTGATGGTTTGCAAGAATGGCACGATCGATGCGTCGATCGCCAAGGCGTTTTTGACGTTGCGGTAAAAGCGATTCGCACTGCTAAAGCTAAGGGTTTTCGTGTTACTACTAATACTACCGTATTTGATGGTGTAGATCCTCAACAAATGCAGGAGTTTTTTGATTTTGTCCAAGGTTTAGGAGTCGATGGTATGATGATCTCTCCTGGGTATAGTTACGAATGGGCACCTGATCAAGAACATTTCTTAAATCGTGAGCAAACTAGAGCTTTATTCAGACAAATTCTCCAACCCTGGAAAAGTGGGCAAAAAAATTGGAATTTTAACCACAATCCCCTCTTTCTAGATTTTCTTCTCGGTGAAAAAGAATATGATTGTACACCTTGGGGTAGTCCTAGTTATAGCGTCTTGGGTTGGCAAAAACCCTGTTATCTACTCAATGAAGGATATTATCGCACTTTTAAAGAGTTACTAGAGGAAACTAATTGGGATAACTATGGACAAGCTTCGGGTAACCCTAAATGCGCTAATTGTATGGTACACTGTGGTTATGAACCTACAGCAGCTGTAGATGCACTCCAACCTACTAATATGGGGAGAGCAATTTCTAGTCTGTTTAGCTAA
- the mgtE gene encoding magnesium transporter: MTESNRGDRQELREIVREQLQILLEKNNYQGAKSLLIPVQPVDIAEAIEGLPESMQAIAFRLLPKIVAIDVYEHLDSSVQFSLLQKFKHQEVLDIVDQMSPDDRAKLFDELPAKVVGRLYTQLSPREREATALLLGYDEHTAGRIMTPEYISLKENLTAAQAIERIRGLASTSEVVYYIYVIDVSRHLVGTLSLRDLVIALPEQRLNEIMTTDLVSVETDTDQEEVGRLIQRYDLLALPVVDHEKRLVGVVTVDDILDILQQEATEDIYALGGLQSDKDNYFQLNLLTVARKRVTLLFVLLLINTITATIINSQQDFLQQAVALTAFIPLLIGTGGSVGAQSSTVVIRGLNTEQIKALGTTQVILREALAGALLGLVLGSVATVWAYFLQGNLMVAFSVGISLVAIAILASVSGSCLPFLFRTFGFDPALMSAPFITTAVDVLGVLIYFQIAKTILHLG; this comes from the coding sequence TTGACAGAGAGTAATAGAGGCGATCGCCAGGAATTAAGAGAAATAGTTAGAGAGCAGTTACAGATTCTACTGGAAAAAAATAATTACCAAGGTGCTAAGTCTCTTCTGATACCTGTTCAACCCGTAGATATAGCTGAAGCAATCGAAGGTTTACCAGAATCCATGCAGGCGATCGCTTTTCGCTTATTACCTAAAATCGTAGCGATCGATGTTTATGAACATCTAGATTCTAGCGTACAATTCTCTCTTTTACAAAAGTTTAAACATCAGGAAGTCCTCGATATCGTTGATCAGATGTCTCCTGACGATCGCGCTAAATTATTCGATGAATTACCCGCGAAGGTTGTAGGTCGTCTCTATACTCAACTTAGTCCTAGAGAAAGGGAAGCTACCGCTCTCTTGTTAGGATATGATGAGCATACAGCGGGTCGAATTATGACACCTGAGTATATCTCTCTTAAGGAAAACTTAACCGCAGCACAAGCGATAGAAAGGATTCGGGGCTTAGCTAGTACTTCTGAAGTAGTTTATTATATTTATGTTATTGATGTTTCTCGTCATTTGGTGGGAACATTGTCTTTGCGAGATTTAGTCATCGCTTTACCTGAGCAGAGATTAAATGAGATTATGACCACAGATTTAGTCTCAGTAGAAACAGATACGGATCAAGAGGAGGTAGGAAGACTAATTCAACGTTACGATTTATTAGCTCTTCCCGTAGTGGATCACGAAAAACGTTTAGTGGGGGTAGTAACCGTAGATGACATTCTCGATATCCTCCAACAAGAAGCTACCGAAGATATTTACGCACTCGGTGGTTTACAATCTGATAAAGATAATTACTTTCAACTTAATTTACTGACAGTAGCTCGTAAACGGGTAACTTTGTTGTTCGTTTTGTTACTGATTAATACGATTACGGCAACTATAATTAATTCTCAACAAGATTTTTTACAACAAGCAGTAGCTTTAACAGCCTTTATACCCTTATTAATTGGTACAGGGGGTAGTGTGGGTGCACAATCTTCGACGGTGGTAATTAGGGGGTTAAATACCGAACAAATTAAAGCGCTCGGTACTACTCAAGTTATTTTGCGTGAAGCTTTAGCAGGTGCTTTACTAGGTTTGGTTTTGGGGAGTGTGGCTACAGTATGGGCTTATTTTTTACAAGGAAACTTGATGGTCGCTTTTTCTGTGGGAATAAGTTTAGTGGCGATCGCTATTTTAGCTTCTGTATCTGGTTCATGTTTACCATTTTTATTTCGTACCTTTGGTTTTGATCCCGCTTTGATGTCTGCTCCTTTTATTACTACTGCTGTAGATGTTTTAGGTGTGCTAATCTATTTTCAAATTGCGAAAACTATTTTACATTTAGGTTAA